From a region of the Impatiens glandulifera chromosome 4, dImpGla2.1, whole genome shotgun sequence genome:
- the LOC124934448 gene encoding uncharacterized protein LOC124934448 codes for MRLIGGVLRSVNAVGFSSQFQQPQIFKALFSTNPLSSTQSGKDGGSFESTDEFERRVFGDIPESNPKSSSFFAKLDRVQKAPEKFGSNFPFGSGKESKNWDADDELFDTLSDGMDLKLKREATYFEFDPEEVEQEDYQYRPDVTFWPCNTYNTKDLDIRKPAATKEFKRPEFEVTTKEVLKKADFRNVRFLAKFLTESGIIIKRSQTKISAKAQRKVAREIKTARAFGLLPFTTMGTKQFVVGKSMEDQDDDYAYDAYYEHNFVDSNGREDPIES; via the exons ATGAGACTTATAGGGGGTGTTTTGCGGTCTGTTAATGCTGTTGGTTTTTCATCCCAATTTCAGCAACCTCAGATCTTCAAGGCTCTTTTCTCTACAAATCCTCTGTCAA GCACACAGAGTGGCAAAGATGGTGGCTCATTTGAGTCTACTGATGAATTTGAACGTCGGGTATTTGGAGATATTCCTGAGAGCAATCCAAAGTCTTCTTCATTTTTTGCAAAGTTAGATAGAGTCCAGAAAGCTCCGGAAAaatttggttccaattttccATTTGGTTCTGGGAAAGAATCTAAGAATTGGGATGCTGACGATGAGTTATTCGATACATTATCTGATGGGATGGATTTGAAGCTGAAACGGGAAGCTACTTACTTTGAATTTGACCCGGAAGAAGTTGAACAAGAAGATTATCAATACAGACCGGATGTAACTTTTTGGCCTTGCAATACCTATAATACTAAG GATCTTGATATTAGAAAACCCGCTGCTACGAAAGAGTTCAAAAGGCCAGAGTTTGAGGTGACAACGAAGGAAGTCTTGAAGAAAGCTGATTTCAGG AATGTCAGGTTTCTCGCCAAGTTCTTAACCGAATCTGGTATCATAATAAAAAGGAGCCAG ACAAAAATCAGTGCCAAGGCACAGAGAAAAGTGGCTAGGGAAATCAAGACAGCCAGGGCTTTCGGTTTGTTGCCATTCACCACAATGGGGACAAAACAATTCGTTGTTGGAAAATCTATGGAAGACCAAGATGACGATTACGCATACGATGCTTATTATGAGCACAATTTCGTGGATTCGAATGGAAGAGAGGACCCTATTGAATCTTAA